The Solanum pennellii chromosome 7, SPENNV200 DNA segment ATTAGAGACTTCAGCCAAGCCTGAAGGATGTAGTTGTTCCCCTTCCTGGCGAATAATACTCTCCTTCTCGCTGGCACATTTATCAGCAGCTAACCTTATCCCAGACCTACTCAACGTAGCTGGCCTATCACCAAAGAAAGGTCCGGAATCAGATTTTAACACCGGATCCTGCAGAGTTGCAACAGTCTGCATGCCACCTGGGGCCTGAATAGCTTCCGCAGTATGCATGGGCTGATTTCCCTGGTTGTGAGCATTTGAGATCAAGTTCTGGGATGGTGCAAGAGAATATTCAGGAATGGAAAAACCATCAAAGACCATCTTTTTCTGTGAAGAATCAAGCCAAGCATTTTGGTTCTCCATTCCAGATTGCAACCTAGGGCCATTTTCCATTATACCCCTGACAAATCCAGGACTAGCAGAACCATTGACCAGCTGTGGTGAATTACCAACCTCGTAAGAAGGACCTCCATGACTTGGGTTTTGGATATTCCTCCACAAAGAATGTGCAGGCATATTTGCTTGAGGAACCTGGTATGCCGTATCTGGTCCATAAGCATAAGGTGAATTTCCATAGCGAACTCCACGATCTTCCATAGAGGGAAGATGAATCTGAGATCCTGTGCCTACAACCTGGTCATGATATACCTGACTACCAGGATCCCGTCCAGTTCGAATGTGACGAAGGTCTTCATTATTAAGACCTTGTCCCAGGACCTGATGGCCATCAACCAAATTGCTACCAGCTCCAGACGCATGGATTTGTGGTTCCTCAACTCGAGCATTTGATTGATGCTGCACGCTCCATCCTCTTTCATGACTATGAATATCGCTCTGGCGGCTGCGAAGATCATTTTGTTCCACAGGATAGTATGAGTGGTGCAAACTGGCATCTGTAGTCACTGGGAAAATTTCTCTTTTTGGAGGGCACTCAGCACAAGGGTTTGCAACCTGGTGGAATCCATTTCCTGTATCGAGAAGGGAATGCTCTCCAGGCTTCCAAGAGGAATCAGGATGAGGCTGATTGCGCTGAAAAGTCATTCGGCAATGCTCACATATACTGTTTCCCTCGAATGCAGTAGCACCATGAAGGATGTTACCTGGAAAGCCAGTCTTGTCTACTACATGACCATTCGGAAATAACATTACGTTATCTGCATATTGAGGCTGGTGATCATATAGGGATGGATGATTAACCTGAAGACGACTGTACTCTTCAGGCAATCTATCAAAATTTCTCTCTTGAAATTCAGGGTATGGAGAATAGTACCGTGACGAAGAAGGAGAATTAGGAAACTCTGATAATGGCCGTGGATCAAGGTATCCCGGCTGTCTAGGAGAATAGTATGCTGGACTCCACGGGGCCTCCATTTCATTATACCTCTGATTAACTGATTGTTGGGGCTGAGCTATACCCAAATGTGGTATGTTAAGGTGACGCAAATTGACCTGAGGTATAGGCACCTCGTTACTCCTCAAATTGTGGAGACTACCATCAAGAGTCATCTGACTAAAGCACTGCTCAGCACCATGGAGATCATCCAATGGACCTGTAACCTGAAATTCATTATGTTGTCCCATTCTGTAATCTGGGGATTCATTAAGGCTATTCAAAGCATCCACATACCTTCTCTCATTTTCCCTCTCATCCCCATCACAGAAATGCAAGGATCCATCTTGATCAGGGTGCAaaaacagaaagatcctgagccTAGTAAATCCATCACCAGAATCCAACTTATCGTATTCCTCCATCATATTGACCACATCATCGTCATTCACTACTGAGACGAGAGCATCAAGATCCTCATCAGGCTGCTGATACTTCAGTACCATTGCCCCCTCATAGATCTCCCTCATTTTAGTCATGAGTTCGTCATAAGAAATATCACGCGGAACACACACTATCCTTGTCTCACCACCCACATACCGAAGCTTCCCATCCTGTGGCCTGGGCAATATACTTCCTGAGAAACTACACAAAAACTTAACACGTGGAGTATCATCATTTGAACTAGAAACCGAATCAGGGTTGGTCATTGTGGGACTATCCATGGAGTGTTACAAAGCTTGCTGCTCTCTCACTTAGCAGTCAGAATCCGAACGTTCTAGTTAGTATCAGAACACATAATACTCCAAAAATCACACCTCAAAACCACCCAAATTCAGCTACTTGAAAATTCGAGCAAGTTAACAACCACGTCCACCAAGAATCATCAATAGCCTAGAAATATTCACCAAatacttcaaattcaagaattcTCCCAACAAAATAGAACAAAACAGAATTCAACAACTAAATATCACCAATCTTCAGCTCAAGTCAATCCAAGAACACATCAAATACTAAGCCAACAAATCAAACTCTACAAACCCTATTCAGCAAtaaatcaaaaacccaaatGAGCATTACACATCAGTATTATCACAATCACCAAATAAATTCACAAAATTCTTCATATATAACTCAAACGATTCATTTCCCAAACCCcaaaaaaatccaatctttcAACTCAAACAATCCAAAAAAACTCCAAATATTAAACAAACAATTCAACAACCTCACACCccattaactaaataaatcaaataaacatgaaaaaacaGTAAAATTACCTTATAAAGAAAATGCCATTCTTAAATTCTGATTTCAACCAAAGCTTCCAACTTTTCAAGAATCTTCCAATTCCAGAAAAAACCCACCAAAATTCAAGCTTTCGTGTATTAAATCTCCTATAAAAGACTCTAAAAATCGAATCTTTAATCTCTAAGTACCCAAAAATCccacaaaaataacaaatagatatagaaacaaataaaaaactaGTTATTTGTTGCCATAAAAGCTTGTGAAAATTGAAAGCATGAGGCTATATATATGGAATCTATCAATTAGAGAGAAATGAGAGAAGATGAAGGCGCCATGGCTGAGACGATTGATGCTTTGCTCTGTGTAAATTGGTAGGGTGGTGGGGTGGGGGTGTTTTGAGGAGGGGTGGGGTGATGCCAGGTAGAAGGACACTTGGCAAATTTTGAGTACATGGAATCAAGGCATCaatttatctttgattttaGGTATATACTCTTCACTTGCTATGTCAATATATGTATGTGATGAAGGAATAAACATGACCACAAATACACAGAGGTCTCGAGTTTGAGTTTTTTAcgttaaaaataatcaattgggAGTGGTATTGACATTGTTTTTGAGTTTTAatgctaaaataattaatttggaaaggtttttgagtttgaatttctatgttgaaaatgACCGATTAGCATAGGTGatttaagttcaaatttttatGCTAAAAACAATCAATTGAGAGAGATCTCGAGCTCgggtttctatgttgaagataATCAACTAAGAGAAGGATTTATGTTCGAGTTTCTGtgctaaaaataatcaattagtTTCGAGTTTGAGTTTCTAAGTTGAAAATAACCAATTAGGGAGAGGATTCAGGTTTTTGAGTGCAATGCTAAAAACAATCAATCATGAAAAGTCTCGAGTTCGAATTTGCATGTTGAAAATAACCCGCAAGGAGGGGATTCAGGTTCGAGTTTCTGTGCTAAAAATGATCAATTAATGTCGAGTTTGAGTTTTTAAGttgaaaataatcaattaagGAGAGGATTCAGGTTTGAGTACAATGTTATAAACAATCCATCAGGAGAGATCTCGAGCTCgagtttttatgttgaaataACCAGCAAGGAGTGGATTCAGGTTCTAGTTTCTAtgctaaaaaataattaattttgacttCCTGTGTTGAAAATAACCAATTAGGAGAGGTTTCAAGTTCGAGTTCCATGCTGAAAAAAGTCAATTAGGAGATGTCTCGAGTTCAAATTTCTATGATGAAAATAACCAACTAAGAGAGGTTTCATGTTCGAGTTTCTATGCTAAAACAATCAATTATGTGAGGTTTCGAGTTtgagtttttatgttgaaaataACCAATTAGGAGAAGTTTTAGGTTCGAGTTCTAtgtaaaaaatgattatttagggaggtctcaagttcgagtTCCTTTGCGGAAGAAGATCCAAAGAATGAACTTATAGCGGTTAGAGTTTGTTACTAAATAATATTCCTTCCGTCTCATATCAGTTGATCATCTTACTAAAAGTAGTTATCTCGTACTATTAGTTGATTACCTTACTAAAACatgaaaacattaattaaatttttcctATATTACCCTTGAagataattctttttcaaagtgtccatattttttgtaaaattctTAAATAGTTTTCTAAGGgtgatttaataaaattatcttcttatttatgatttcttaatacacatgtaaaaagaaaaatggtcAACAAATATGAAATGGAGGCAATAACTATTTGGCATTTTGagcatataaaaaaattcaaaaattattttttaaaaagtcggTTTGCCCAATAGATAATTAGATTAATTAAAGGTTCTATGAGTATGGAAcgttagataaaaaaaattgaaatctcAATATGAATATCATACACTGAATAAAAAGTTGTattatatatgcaatgaaagaATAAATGTGATCAATATTGCtagaaatttcaaatattaattttgaatattgcaatttttatttatttaggtccattttattttattttatgcttAATTGAGTACTTTATATAATGAACAATCAAaagttttgatataaatatctaatattaAATTGAGATTTTATCGAAAATTATCGAATAtggaatgaaaaataaaagaaaaggaataacTTAGGCACTATGGAGGgtccaaaataaatttggtgAATATGTTGTTTAAActtttttgagaattttctttaagaaagtacaACAAAAGTTGTCTTCAATGGAGAttctattttttgaaagaaaaaaaaaacaaaaagtgcTTCAAACAAACATTtaaatattctttcttttttgggaTATTAGCACTTTTAATCcttcaaatattaataaatttaagttttgatttGTGTAATTTTTACTAAGCATTTTGTAACATTTATGATGAATAAGGATAATTCAAATAAGATTGACAGATTTCTAGATTGACAAATTTCTAAAAATGAgatgaatataataatttaagtgAATCTCATgtcaaaatgaaaatagaatatAAACTTTATAAGATACAATTAAAATTCACGTTAACTTAAAAGcgaataataataaattttcttaattctttttgTCAATGAAAAGCATAACAAATTGGGAATACTAAACCAAATAGACAATCAATATGAAgcattaacataaaaaaaaaaactttgaagactatatgtatatatatcctctatattattgatatatgtGTATTACTATGTGTAAAATATATGTTGTAGTTATACtatgtattttaatattaattagtatttcacttctttttttttggtttattattatttttcatttggcCTTTAAAACTCGTACTGGAATCtcgattaaataaaaatgaatattgtAAGACCTATTCAGAGATGGCACGCCTAATCGAATATTTGGAAATGTTTTTATATAGTACATCACCTTCAACATACttattcaaaaacaattatctattgataaaattaaatcaatttcaATACTAAAAAGTGTTTTTAATATTGTTTACTTATCAgttacactacaacaaaaataatttttagcggcattaaatattgacattaataaagagtgctaaagttaATTAAGTGTCATTAAAATCAACGTCGCTAAAGGTtctagggacatatacaaaatgtgaaaattgtcactaaaaatacatatttaacgacaattaagaattaaaagcAGATAATAATCAGTTTTGTCCTAGTATTACTTTTAATCCACTGACTTAATAATATAGTTGTGCCATCAAATGTACAATTAATAAAGCTTCTCGTGTGACATGCtagtttatattttaatataagtcAATAGTCGTTCGGACTCATCTCGATTTACATGATAATATTCGAATTTAGCAAgttaagtaaaagaaaaatagtcgtaattttttttataccttttaaataatttaaattattaattattatttcacttacgacatttttacataattgtcaaaactatatatattaattttcaaatttaaaaatgcTAATAATTACATTCGAATAATGCTCAAATATTCCAAAAGAACTTTAATTATTGAAGTATGTTCATTTATGTAATATGtttttcaaaactcaaaagtGATTCCATTGTTACACTTTTATGATGTGTTTATTGTGCTTTTGTACCTATCATATACTAAGAGCATATGATTCCTCTTGTTGGtcataaatatacaaaataatgaaacatataattatatttcaaaataataattaaatcgtGATTCGTTATAGTGTTAAATCAGATTTTAGAAATAGATGCGGAGGCATATATTAtgtgaaatgaataaaattgttcTATGTTTAATGTTTGATCCATAAATGTCTTTACTGCTAATACTTGATCAGAATTACTTTTATTGGACCAAAATATTAGAcgcaaattttttttttggatcaaattaaaaatgaagGATATTTTTGTTCACTTAGATTAAGGGTAATTTTTACCCTTTTCcaaaaattaattgattgaaaatatttaaatcaacAAGGGACATCGATACATActgacaaataaatataatttcgaGTGCTACCGACAAGGATTGTAATAAAATGATAAGTAATCCTTAAACACTCTTAATCAGAAATCTCGAAATTAACTTTTGAGTACACCTTGTTACAGAGTCACCTTTATCAGGGAgattaaaataatattctccTTAATTAGCtgctttttaaataaaattaaatgtaatCTCTTCCTTAGTAATGTAGACAAATCTAATTATTTACACTTATAATATTAATGACCTGTCAAcgtatttctttctttttttaatataagaaGTACCATTagataagaataaattaattcaaaataaaatatgactaaaatgaaagagtatttctaaaaaaaaattggattaaAATAGATGTTAAAGTATTTTCAATAGTACAAGTTCATCTATACTATTTATTAGATTAATCttcacaatttattttatattttgctaaaataaatttaaaaagttgaagTGTCATTTTGaagttaagaaaatataataaatagaaattttaattaaaccATGATTTTTATAGTATTAAATcattaagaatataaaaaaaaattgtaagtaGAGCTATTAGCAGTTCAAACTCATTTTTGCAAATGAAAAAATCAATCTATGAAACTATTGTTAGattaatattaaaagaaaaaacctttttttttaaaaaaaaaaattaagaaaagttGAAGTGGCATTTTGAAGTtagaaaatatcataaaatgaaaattttaatttaaactgTAACTCTTTATaatgttataaattcattaaaattacaGAAAATTTCATAGATAGCACATTCACCTAtcattcatatacataatatttttaaaaatatgtaaatatttatatacaagattttaaagttcaaattctGTATATTAATTCATTCGATAGGTATGTGAATTGAGACGATTTATTTCATATTCGAGACATTTAATTAAGACGGACCATTCACTCCAATGACAAATCTTCTCTTTTTAAGTCTTAAGTAAATAAACCAAATTATTCCAATCTAGctacatttaatttattttttctttcaaataatcTATATTGTATAACAGATTTATTGCTCCTACAAAAATATGtcaattgttttttttgtttttttttcacgTACCCGGTGTCCAGAGTTCACATTAGACCTAAATTCGGATCATGCACTGTAGGGCCCATTCGAGAGTGGTGCTCCCAACAGAATTTTCTCCATACCCAAGGCTCGAACCCAAAACCTCTGATTAAggtttcaatatatatatatatacatatatatatatatcctttaatTTCCAACAGATTTGTTGATCTTAGAAATATGTCAACTATTTTAATATCCTAAAATAATCATGTGATGATATGTATATACCAAAGTTGTTGCTTTTCCAAATATATcaactattttaaatatatactttaatttctacatatataaaaataataataatagatttGATGCTCTTACAAATATGTTAACTGCTTAAAATATCCTTTAATtctcatatatatgatatatatatataccaaaaaaagtcaattattttaaatatatttaattcaatttcCATATAAGAAGATAAGTGGTAATTTAATGCAAGATCAACAACAACTATATAAGTCTCATATAATTAATGACTCAAAATATTATAAGGCACCCAAAAACATAAAGTTAGttaaccaaataaaaaatatggcaaatattatttcatttatgaaattaattttaatgcTCATTTTGATCTCTAATTCACAATTTGTTAATTGTAAATTGGATCAAAAATGTTTTAGGGATTGTATTAAAGCATGTTTCCAAAATCCTGGGTGTTATATATCATGTGCAAAAGAATGTCAAGTTTCTTCTCttaattataatgttttttCTACAATGGATTATTGCAATCTTGGTTGTTCAATTGATAAGTGTGCAAGTTTAATCAAAGGTAActttcttttacaaaaaaaaaaatcgaatagATTTTTATGATGCGTTACAAACgtttttttagttatatatatggCTATTTAAAAGAAGATCCATAAGTAGAATGTATGAGATTTttatttggtaatttttttCTAGTCGAGTCGTAACTGATCATAGAAAATCATTTTCTCCTTGGGATTAATGTGTGGCGTgtcatttctttctttcgtaTAGATCTTAgagattttttaatatttgaggAGATTGTGTTTTAGGATTAGTTATAAATGTTCGATGATAGAGGCGAATCTATAGTATTAAATACACTTCATCTGATTTCGGtattttttattcaactttgtagttattttaaaaaattcataaatatttagcTTGGAGTTCAGTcgatttatctttttatttttttcatgttatgttagactatgctaaaaaaatttcttttgagtaAATTGAAAATTCTTATGAGAAATAGTAAATTATGGTACGTTGTCTTGAAGGACAACTTTCTAAAGgttatatttacaaaatttataagaaaattggATCAAAATTTGATTATTGGCCTAAAAATGGAATCGTAACATAAATAAATCCTTAATTTGATATTGTTATAgaaattcataaacttcaacTTTTAGATTTATCTATGAATGGATTAGTTATTTTCGTATATTTAAATTGTAACGGatcatattttgaatttttttctttttatctttattgttattactttttttttctttcaaattcattaacatatt contains these protein-coding regions:
- the LOC107026070 gene encoding serine/threonine-protein kinase ppk1 isoform X1 produces the protein MDSPTMTNPDSVSSSNDDTPRVKFLCSFSGSILPRPQDGKLRYVGGETRIVCVPRDISYDELMTKMREIYEGAMVLKYQQPDEDLDALVSVVNDDDVVNMMEEYDKLDSGDGFTRLRIFLFLHPDQDGSLHFCDGDERENERRYVDALNSLNESPDYRMGQHNEFQVTGPLDDLHGAEQCFSQMTLDGSLHNLRSNEVPIPQVNLRHLNIPHLGIAQPQQSVNQRYNEMEAPWSPAYYSPRQPGYLDPRPLSEFPNSPSSSRYYSPYPEFQERNFDRLPEEYSRLQVNHPSLYDHQPQYADNVMLFPNGHVVDKTGFPGNILHGATAFEGNSICEHCRMTFQRNQPHPDSSWKPGEHSLLDTGNGFHQVANPCAECPPKREIFPVTTDASLHHSYYPVEQNDLRSRQSDIHSHERGWSVQHQSNARVEEPQIHASGAGSNLVDGHQVLGQGLNNEDLRHIRTGRDPGSQVYHDQVVGTGSQIHLPSMEDRGVRYGNSPYAYGPDTAYQVPQANMPAHSLWRNIQNPSHGGPSYEVGNSPQLVNGSASPGFVRGIMENGPRLQSGMENQNAWLDSSQKKMVFDGFSIPEYSLAPSQNLISNAHNQGNQPMHTAEAIQAPGGMQTVATLQDPVLKSDSGPFFGDRPATLSRSGIRLAADKCASEKESIIRQEGEQLHPSGLAEVSNICSSSPTKSLMDTIPLNPASPATTCPENSVKEGVSADTETTDACVIYKNEKTLKDQLTSLSDEIPSAEKVASQSVKDAKVEVQENADSTHEHDSAKVVHENDAELAVRDDQGGLEFDSDNDNVNNSKIESTKAEEEAIEKGLQTIKNEDLEEIRELGSGTYGSVFHGKWKGSDVAIKRIKASCFAGRPSDRERLIADFWREALTLSSLHHPNVVSFYGVVRDGPDGSLATVTEFMVNGSLKQFLQKKDRTIDRRKRLIIAMDAAFGMEYLHGKNIVHFDLKCENLLVNMRDPHRPVCKIGDLGLSKVKQHTLVSGGVRGTLPWMAPELLSGKTKVTEKIDVYSFGIVMWELLTGDEPYGDMHCASIIGGIVNNTLRPQIPTWCDPEWKALMESCWGPDPAERPSFSEISQKLRTMAAAMNVK
- the LOC107026070 gene encoding serine/threonine-protein kinase ppk1 isoform X2, producing the protein MDSPTMTNPDSVSSSNDDTPRVKFLCSFSGSILPRPQDGKLRYVGGETRIVCVPRDISYDELMTKMREIYEGAMVLKYQQPDEDLDALVSVVNDDDVVNMMEEYDKLDSGDGFTRLRIFLFLHPDQDGSLHFCDGDERENERRYVDALNSLNESPDYRMGQHNEFQVTGPLDDLHGAEQCFSQMTLDGSLHNLRSNEVPIPQVNLRHLNIPHLGIAQPQQSVNQRYNEMEAPWSPAYYSPRQPGYLDPRPLSEFPNSPSSSRYYSPYPEFQERNFDRLPEEYSRLQVNHPSLYDHQPQYADNVMLFPNGHVVDKTGFPGNILHGATAFEGNSICEHCRMTFQRNQPHPDSSWKPGEHSLLDTGNGFHQVANPCAECPPKREIFPVTTDASLHHSYYPVEQNDLRSRQSDIHSHERGWSVQHQSNARVEEPQIHASGAGSNLVDGHQVLGQGLNNEDLRHIRTGRDPGSQVYHDQVVGTGSQIHLPSMEDRGVRYGNSPYAYGPDTAYQVPQANMPAHSLWRNIQNPSHGGPSYEVGNSPQLVNGSASPGFVRGIMENGPRLQSGMENQNAWLDSSQKKMVFDGFSIPEYSLAPSQNLISNAHNQGNQPMHTAEAIQAPGGMQTVATLQDPVLKSDSGPFFGDRPATLSRSGIRLAADKCASEKESIIRQEGEQLHPSGLAEVSNICSSSPTKSLMDTIPLNPASPATTCPENSVKEGVSADTETTDACVIYKNEKTLKDQLTSLSDEIPSAEKVASQSVKDAKVEVQENADSTHEHDSAKVVHENDAELADDQGGLEFDSDNDNVNNSKIESTKAEEEAIEKGLQTIKNEDLEEIRELGSGTYGSVFHGKWKGSDVAIKRIKASCFAGRPSDRERLIADFWREALTLSSLHHPNVVSFYGVVRDGPDGSLATVTEFMVNGSLKQFLQKKDRTIDRRKRLIIAMDAAFGMEYLHGKNIVHFDLKCENLLVNMRDPHRPVCKIGDLGLSKVKQHTLVSGGVRGTLPWMAPELLSGKTKVTEKIDVYSFGIVMWELLTGDEPYGDMHCASIIGGIVNNTLRPQIPTWCDPEWKALMESCWGPDPAERPSFSEISQKLRTMAAAMNVK
- the LOC107026070 gene encoding probable serine/threonine-protein kinase roco5 isoform X3 — protein: MDLLGSGSFCFCTLIKMDPCISVMGMRGKMREGPLDDLHGAEQCFSQMTLDGSLHNLRSNEVPIPQVNLRHLNIPHLGIAQPQQSVNQRYNEMEAPWSPAYYSPRQPGYLDPRPLSEFPNSPSSSRYYSPYPEFQERNFDRLPEEYSRLQVNHPSLYDHQPQYADNVMLFPNGHVVDKTGFPGNILHGATAFEGNSICEHCRMTFQRNQPHPDSSWKPGEHSLLDTGNGFHQVANPCAECPPKREIFPVTTDASLHHSYYPVEQNDLRSRQSDIHSHERGWSVQHQSNARVEEPQIHASGAGSNLVDGHQVLGQGLNNEDLRHIRTGRDPGSQVYHDQVVGTGSQIHLPSMEDRGVRYGNSPYAYGPDTAYQVPQANMPAHSLWRNIQNPSHGGPSYEVGNSPQLVNGSASPGFVRGIMENGPRLQSGMENQNAWLDSSQKKMVFDGFSIPEYSLAPSQNLISNAHNQGNQPMHTAEAIQAPGGMQTVATLQDPVLKSDSGPFFGDRPATLSRSGIRLAADKCASEKESIIRQEGEQLHPSGLAEVSNICSSSPTKSLMDTIPLNPASPATTCPENSVKEGVSADTETTDACVIYKNEKTLKDQLTSLSDEIPSAEKVASQSVKDAKVEVQENADSTHEHDSAKVVHENDAELAVRDDQGGLEFDSDNDNVNNSKIESTKAEEEAIEKGLQTIKNEDLEEIRELGSGTYGSVFHGKWKGSDVAIKRIKASCFAGRPSDRERLIADFWREALTLSSLHHPNVVSFYGVVRDGPDGSLATVTEFMVNGSLKQFLQKKDRTIDRRKRLIIAMDAAFGMEYLHGKNIVHFDLKCENLLVNMRDPHRPVCKIGDLGLSKVKQHTLVSGGVRGTLPWMAPELLSGKTKVTEKIDVYSFGIVMWELLTGDEPYGDMHCASIIGGIVNNTLRPQIPTWCDPEWKALMESCWGPDPAERPSFSEISQKLRTMAAAMNVK